The Neobacillus sp. OS1-2 genome includes a window with the following:
- the hppD gene encoding 4-hydroxyphenylpyruvate dioxygenase: MKEKRIRANQLVDDFFPVRDVDYIEIYTGNAKQACHFFCTAYGFKPVAYSGLETGNRETTSYCVKQRNIRLVITGSYAEESRVAQFVKKHGDGVKDVALLVDDVEKAFEEAVSRGAIVHAAPYEMADAHGVVKKAVLGTYGDTIHTLIERKNYQGAFLPGFEPYTASLPIVDTGLIGIDHVVGNVERMEEWVEYYSKVMGFKEMKHFSDKDITTEYSALMSKVMHNGGRIKFPINEPAEGKRKSQIQEFLEFYNGPGVQHLAILTEDIVSTVTELKKNGVEFLKTPSTYYDSLGERIGKIDEEIEKLRELDILVDRDDEGYLLQIFTKPIVDRPTLFIEIIQRKGARGFGEGNFKALFESIEREQERRGNL, encoded by the coding sequence ATGAAAGAAAAGCGAATTAGAGCTAACCAGCTAGTTGATGACTTTTTTCCTGTACGGGATGTTGATTATATTGAGATTTACACCGGCAATGCCAAGCAAGCCTGTCATTTCTTTTGTACAGCATATGGGTTTAAGCCTGTTGCCTATTCAGGTCTTGAAACCGGAAATCGTGAAACCACTTCCTATTGTGTGAAGCAGCGCAATATTCGTCTCGTGATAACTGGATCATATGCAGAGGAGAGCAGGGTGGCCCAGTTTGTTAAAAAACATGGTGATGGCGTCAAGGACGTGGCCCTCTTGGTTGACGATGTGGAGAAAGCGTTCGAAGAAGCTGTCAGTAGAGGTGCGATTGTCCATGCTGCTCCATATGAAATGGCGGACGCCCATGGAGTTGTCAAGAAAGCCGTTCTAGGTACATATGGCGATACCATCCATACGTTGATTGAACGGAAAAATTATCAGGGAGCATTTTTGCCAGGCTTTGAACCATATACCGCATCATTACCGATAGTGGATACTGGGCTAATTGGAATTGACCATGTTGTGGGTAATGTCGAGAGGATGGAGGAATGGGTGGAATATTATTCAAAGGTAATGGGCTTTAAAGAAATGAAACATTTCTCTGACAAGGACATTACGACTGAGTATTCTGCCTTGATGTCAAAGGTAATGCATAACGGCGGCAGGATTAAGTTCCCAATCAATGAACCAGCCGAAGGCAAGCGTAAATCACAAATCCAGGAATTTTTAGAGTTCTACAATGGCCCTGGTGTGCAGCATTTGGCGATTTTGACTGAAGACATTGTTTCAACCGTAACTGAGTTAAAAAAGAACGGAGTAGAATTTCTGAAGACGCCGAGCACCTATTATGACTCATTAGGAGAGCGGATTGGAAAAATTGATGAGGAAATTGAAAAGCTGCGGGAACTAGATATTTTGGTTGACCGTGATGATGAAGGGTACTTATTGCAGATTTTCACAAAACCAATTGTAGACCGCCCTACGTTATTTATCGAGATCATTCAGCGTAAGGGTGCCCGTGGTTTTGGAGAAGGAAACTTTAAAGCGCTATTTGAATCAATTGAACGCGAACAGGAAAGACGTGGAAATCTATAA
- a CDS encoding ABC transporter ATP-binding protein encodes MLQLNQIHKIFNEGTPDEKIAIDHVTLSLNPGDFVTVIGSNGAGKSTLMNIISGVLTPDVGAVQIGEKNVTNMSEFNRSKMIGRVFQDPMAGTAPSMTIEENLAMAYSRNKIRTLRSGVTKKRRDYFREVLESLHLGLENRLNAKVGLLSGGERQALSLLMATFTEPSILLLDEHTAALDPSRAEVITNLTKEIVDKYNLTTLMVTHNMQQAIDLGNRLIMMDKGQIILEVNEEDKKHLTIEGLLSEFKRIRGVQMASDRAVLS; translated from the coding sequence ATGCTGCAATTAAATCAGATTCATAAGATTTTTAATGAGGGCACACCTGATGAGAAAATTGCCATCGATCATGTGACACTTTCCCTTAATCCAGGAGATTTCGTGACGGTCATTGGCAGTAACGGTGCCGGGAAATCAACGTTAATGAATATCATTTCAGGCGTGTTAACACCTGATGTAGGGGCGGTTCAAATTGGTGAAAAGAATGTCACCAATATGTCGGAATTTAATCGTTCAAAGATGATAGGGCGTGTCTTTCAAGATCCGATGGCCGGCACAGCTCCAAGTATGACAATAGAAGAGAATCTCGCAATGGCCTATTCCCGGAACAAAATAAGAACACTGCGAAGTGGCGTTACGAAAAAAAGACGGGATTATTTCCGTGAAGTATTGGAATCACTTCACCTCGGACTGGAGAACCGTCTAAATGCTAAGGTTGGTTTGCTCTCTGGAGGAGAACGGCAGGCCCTATCCTTATTAATGGCTACCTTCACAGAACCGTCCATCCTTCTTTTAGATGAACATACGGCAGCACTTGATCCATCGCGGGCAGAAGTGATCACGAACCTAACAAAAGAAATTGTGGATAAATACAATCTTACAACCTTAATGGTAACCCATAATATGCAGCAGGCAATTGACCTAGGAAACCGATTAATCATGATGGATAAGGGACAAATTATTTTAGAGGTGAATGAGGAAGATAAGAAACATCTTACGATTGAAGGTTTATTGAGTGAATTCAAAAGAATTCGCGGTGTGCAAATGGCGAGTGACCGTGCAGTTCTTTCATAG
- a CDS encoding ABC transporter permease has translation MFTAIFGSFEAGIIYAIMALGVYLSFRILDFPDLTVDGSFVTGAALSAVLIANGVDPFIATIAALFAGFAAGCITGLLHTFGKINNLLSGILMMIALYSINLRIMGRSNIPLLNTDTAFTKISGFFEKTGIDSFFNSILTAVGLGDDLPETWGILIFMIFVTFLIKFLTDWFLKTEIGLAIRATGDNKRMIRSLSANTNLLVILGLGLSNALVAFSGALIAQQSGFADVGMGIGMIVIGLASVIIGEALFGTRTIARTTLAVIGGAIIYRIVITLALRVDFLETGDMKLITALIVIIALTAPKIIGSTKEKKRKARRKVELMNIIQTSAEAKGEHHAAIKSDS, from the coding sequence ATGTTTACAGCCATATTTGGATCATTTGAAGCAGGTATCATCTATGCGATTATGGCGCTGGGCGTCTATCTTTCCTTTCGTATTCTGGATTTCCCGGATTTAACGGTTGATGGGAGTTTTGTAACGGGTGCAGCACTATCTGCGGTATTAATCGCGAATGGAGTAGACCCATTTATCGCTACAATTGCTGCCCTTTTTGCCGGTTTTGCTGCCGGATGTATAACGGGACTATTGCATACATTCGGGAAGATTAATAACTTGCTCTCCGGAATCCTAATGATGATTGCCCTTTACTCTATTAATCTTAGAATTATGGGACGTTCAAATATTCCTTTATTGAATACAGATACTGCTTTTACAAAAATCAGTGGCTTTTTTGAAAAAACAGGAATTGATTCGTTCTTCAATAGTATTCTCACTGCGGTTGGTCTTGGTGACGATCTGCCGGAAACATGGGGAATTCTTATTTTCATGATCTTTGTAACCTTCCTAATTAAATTTTTAACGGACTGGTTTTTAAAAACGGAGATTGGCCTTGCGATTCGAGCTACAGGGGACAATAAACGGATGATTCGCAGCCTTTCCGCTAATACCAACCTACTGGTCATTCTTGGTCTTGGCTTATCAAATGCGTTGGTTGCATTCTCAGGCGCCTTGATTGCTCAACAGAGCGGATTCGCTGATGTTGGGATGGGAATTGGGATGATTGTCATTGGTTTAGCTTCTGTCATCATTGGTGAAGCGTTATTTGGGACACGGACGATTGCAAGAACCACCCTTGCCGTTATTGGCGGTGCCATTATTTATCGAATTGTGATTACCTTAGCGCTACGGGTAGATTTCTTGGAAACGGGTGATATGAAACTTATTACGGCTTTGATTGTCATAATTGCCCTAACTGCTCCGAAGATTATTGGCAGTACCAAAGAAAAAAAGCGGAAAGCTCGAAGAAAAGTGGAATTAATGAATATTATCCAAACTTCGGCAGAGGCGAAGGGGGAACATCATGCTGCAATTAAATCAGATTCATAA
- a CDS encoding ABC transporter substrate-binding protein has protein sequence MKKKVKGLSIALAGMLLLAGCGSKESAGGSEKDGADKEFKVGISQFAPHPSLDAATEGFKKALKDKGLKVKYDDQNAQADQNNVQTIAKNFVGDKVDLIFANATPSATAALNATKEIPIVFTSVTDPVVSELVEALDKPGKNITGTTDNHPDATKTTIHFITDEVKAKNIGVIYNSGEVNSEVQVKEVKKLVEEKGAKLVEVSVATTSEVKQATESLVGRVDAIYVPTDNTVVTALDSVIAVANSKKIPLFVGELDSMKKGAVAASGFSYFDLGYQSGLMAVDILTGKKKPSEIPVELPSSLKLVINKEAAKAQGLDVKEEWSKLGEFYDGK, from the coding sequence ATGAAGAAAAAAGTAAAAGGACTTTCGATTGCGTTGGCGGGAATGCTGCTGCTGGCCGGCTGTGGCAGTAAAGAATCTGCAGGTGGTTCGGAAAAGGATGGTGCAGATAAGGAGTTTAAGGTCGGTATTAGCCAATTTGCTCCGCATCCGTCTTTAGATGCTGCGACAGAAGGATTTAAAAAGGCTTTAAAGGACAAAGGACTTAAGGTAAAGTATGATGATCAAAATGCCCAGGCGGATCAAAATAATGTTCAAACGATTGCCAAGAATTTCGTTGGCGACAAGGTAGACTTAATATTTGCCAATGCTACTCCTAGTGCAACAGCGGCATTAAATGCGACAAAGGAAATCCCTATCGTCTTTACATCCGTAACAGATCCGGTAGTATCTGAATTGGTGGAAGCACTTGATAAACCGGGAAAAAATATAACCGGAACAACTGACAACCATCCTGATGCAACGAAAACAACGATTCATTTTATTACTGACGAAGTAAAGGCAAAAAATATTGGTGTCATCTATAATTCAGGTGAAGTAAATTCAGAAGTACAGGTAAAAGAAGTGAAAAAGTTAGTGGAGGAAAAAGGAGCTAAGCTTGTTGAAGTTTCAGTTGCCACTACATCAGAAGTGAAACAAGCTACTGAGTCATTGGTTGGCCGTGTGGATGCGATTTACGTTCCTACAGATAATACGGTTGTTACCGCTCTTGATTCTGTTATTGCCGTTGCCAACAGCAAAAAAATTCCGCTTTTCGTTGGTGAACTTGATTCTATGAAAAAAGGCGCGGTTGCGGCAAGCGGCTTTAGTTATTTCGACCTTGGCTATCAATCCGGCTTAATGGCGGTTGATATTTTAACTGGAAAGAAAAAGCCGTCTGAAATTCCTGTTGAACTTCCTAGTAGCTTAAAACTAGTTATTAATAAAGAAGCTGCCAAAGCACAAGGATTAGATGTAAAAGAGGAATGGAGCAAGCTTGGAGAATTCTACGATGGCAAATAA
- a CDS encoding ABC transporter permease: MKSTTGVLLGRLMTNIMRSPDTIITVAITPIMMMMLFVYVFGGAIETGTDNYVNYLLPGILLMTIASGVAYTSLRLFNDVKSGLMVRFITMPIKRSSILWAHVLTSLVSNALTVVAVILIALLMGFHPYADILDWLAVVGILGLFTLALTWLAVIPGLTAGSMEGATAYSYPLIFLPFISSAFVPTETMPKIVRLFAENQPVTSIVNSIRALLYEGAAGNGIWIALAWCVGIMVIAYSIASQVFKCQLR; this comes from the coding sequence ATGAAAAGCACAACAGGTGTATTACTTGGGCGGTTAATGACCAATATCATGCGTAGTCCTGATACGATTATCACGGTGGCGATTACACCGATTATGATGATGATGCTGTTTGTCTACGTATTTGGCGGCGCCATAGAGACTGGCACGGATAACTACGTCAATTATTTATTGCCGGGAATCTTGCTGATGACTATCGCTTCCGGTGTTGCTTATACTTCCTTGCGGTTATTTAATGACGTAAAGAGTGGGTTGATGGTGCGTTTCATTACCATGCCCATTAAGCGCTCGTCGATATTGTGGGCTCACGTGTTGACCTCGCTTGTTTCCAATGCGCTTACTGTCGTGGCGGTTATCCTCATCGCTCTTTTGATGGGTTTTCATCCTTACGCTGATATTTTGGATTGGCTTGCGGTAGTTGGGATCCTTGGACTGTTTACACTGGCGTTGACATGGCTGGCTGTCATTCCCGGATTGACAGCAGGGTCAATGGAAGGGGCAACAGCATACTCGTACCCGCTGATTTTCCTGCCATTTATTAGTTCCGCTTTTGTACCTACCGAAACCATGCCTAAAATTGTTCGTTTGTTTGCTGAGAACCAGCCCGTGACTTCAATTGTGAATTCCATTCGTGCCCTCTTGTATGAAGGGGCTGCCGGCAACGGTATATGGATCGCGCTTGCCTGGTGCGTTGGCATTATGGTCATCGCATACTCCATTGCCAGCCAAGTATTTAAATGCCAGTTAAGGTAA
- a CDS encoding ATP-binding cassette domain-containing protein, whose amino-acid sequence MSDTAISVKGITKSFKDKEVLKGVDFEVRRGEIFALLGSNGAGKTTTVSILSTLLKPDDGEVGICGFDVQRQPDHVRQSISLTGQFSALDGLLTGRENLMLIAKLRGVPNPAKVVDQLLAKFSLTDASNRRADKYSGGMKRRLDIAMSLIGTPAVIFLDEPTTGLDPEARMEVWKSVKELAGSGTTILLTTQYLEEAELLADRIAILHDGKIITTGTLTELKEMFPPAKVEYIEKQPTLEEIFLAVIGKKEEM is encoded by the coding sequence ATGAGTGATACAGCGATTTCTGTAAAAGGAATAACAAAATCCTTTAAAGACAAGGAAGTCTTAAAGGGGGTGGATTTTGAGGTGCGGCGTGGTGAAATTTTTGCACTGCTGGGCTCAAATGGTGCAGGCAAGACGACAACGGTCAGCATCCTCTCAACGCTGTTGAAACCCGATGACGGTGAAGTAGGTATTTGTGGCTTTGACGTCCAGCGTCAACCGGATCATGTTCGTCAGAGTATTAGCCTGACAGGGCAGTTCTCAGCTTTAGATGGTTTGCTCACCGGCCGGGAAAATCTAATGCTGATCGCCAAGTTACGAGGAGTTCCCAATCCCGCTAAAGTCGTCGACCAGCTACTTGCAAAATTCAGCCTGACCGATGCATCCAACCGCCGGGCGGACAAATATTCCGGGGGGATGAAGCGCCGGCTTGATATCGCCATGAGCCTGATCGGGACGCCAGCAGTCATATTTCTCGACGAACCGACGACAGGGCTTGACCCCGAAGCGCGGATGGAAGTCTGGAAAAGCGTCAAGGAACTTGCCGGCAGTGGTACGACCATCTTACTGACGACCCAGTATCTGGAGGAAGCCGAACTACTAGCCGACCGTATCGCTATCCTACATGATGGAAAAATCATCACAACTGGTACCCTTACCGAACTTAAGGAGATGTTCCCGCCCGCGAAAGTGGAATACATCGAGAAGCAGCCAACATTAGAGGAAATTTTCCTTGCGGTCATCGGAAAAAAGGAGGAGATGTAA
- a CDS encoding DUF1048 domain-containing protein, whose product MNIFEKIIGSLDDKREWKELESRAKALPSEYRNAYKAIQKYLWTSGGGPTDWKDSSRIFGGILDLFEEGAAEGKKVTALTGEDVASFCDDLVKDEQTWKDKYRKKLNDTIGRG is encoded by the coding sequence ATGAATATTTTTGAAAAAATTATCGGGAGTTTGGATGACAAGCGGGAATGGAAGGAGCTGGAGTCGCGTGCAAAGGCACTTCCAAGTGAGTACCGCAACGCATACAAAGCTATTCAAAAATATTTGTGGACTTCTGGTGGTGGCCCAACTGACTGGAAGGACAGCAGCCGTATCTTCGGCGGAATTCTCGATCTCTTTGAGGAAGGAGCAGCGGAAGGCAAGAAAGTCACTGCCCTAACGGGCGAGGATGTTGCTTCCTTCTGTGACGATCTAGTGAAGGATGAGCAAACTTGGAAGGATAAGTATCGCAAAAAGCTGAACGATACGATTGGCCGTGGCTAA
- a CDS encoding PadR family transcriptional regulator, with protein sequence MENITEMLKGVLEGCVLEIISRGETYGYEITQQLRELGFADVVEGTVYTITLRLEKNNLVDIEKKPSTMGPPRKFYTLNAAGHEQLELFWKKWEFISSKINELKTKNIKRREGK encoded by the coding sequence TTGGAAAATATTACAGAAATGCTGAAAGGAGTACTTGAGGGTTGTGTACTTGAAATCATCAGCCGCGGCGAAACCTATGGCTATGAAATCACACAACAGTTGCGAGAACTTGGATTCGCAGATGTAGTTGAAGGCACCGTTTATACGATTACATTAAGGCTTGAGAAAAACAATCTGGTGGATATCGAGAAAAAGCCATCCACTATGGGGCCACCGAGAAAATTTTACACACTCAACGCTGCAGGGCATGAGCAACTTGAACTTTTTTGGAAAAAGTGGGAATTCATCTCAAGTAAAATTAACGAACTCAAAACTAAAAACATCAAAAGGAGAGAAGGAAAATGA
- a CDS encoding cytochrome c oxidase subunit II, which translates to MYQSIAWYATLFFVFLIALAFSFVYGESRKLREYGPIQEKGYKIRKFYFLGLLAIMGFASAISLSKLPYHNQHVLAKEDGKVVEVTGMQFAWQLSDENFTVGEPVQFRVTSKDVTHGFGLYDTKMELIAQTQAMPGYKNTVSITFDKPGTYKILCLEYCSAGHHVMIKDIVVKPKGGK; encoded by the coding sequence ATGTACCAATCTATCGCGTGGTACGCTACATTGTTTTTCGTTTTCCTCATAGCACTTGCTTTTTCGTTCGTGTATGGAGAATCGAGAAAATTAAGAGAGTATGGACCGATTCAAGAAAAAGGCTACAAAATTCGCAAGTTTTATTTCCTTGGCTTGCTTGCCATCATGGGATTTGCTTCAGCCATATCATTGAGCAAGCTTCCTTATCACAACCAGCATGTCCTTGCTAAAGAGGATGGCAAAGTTGTGGAGGTAACGGGGATGCAATTTGCCTGGCAATTAAGTGATGAAAACTTTACGGTTGGGGAGCCAGTACAGTTTCGCGTCACGAGTAAGGATGTTACCCATGGTTTTGGTCTTTATGACACAAAAATGGAGCTGATAGCTCAGACACAGGCAATGCCTGGGTACAAAAATACGGTCAGCATCACATTTGATAAACCAGGAACCTATAAGATCCTTTGTTTGGAATATTGCAGCGCAGGCCATCATGTGATGATTAAAGACATCGTTGTGAAACCTAAGGGGGGAAAATAA
- a CDS encoding cbb3-type cytochrome c oxidase subunit I produces the protein MESNARNSIKKGVALSLMVTSVVLVLMMIFGVIMLLNQGNLIKIPAQMFYKVMTIHGTGMIGIAALGGSAIMWYYLSKYILLNHKVFFANLILSLIGVVMILTAIFGFNFSDGWTFLYPLPSFSAKIYGTTGALLFLFGLLLLGVGYLVMYFYLAARLIKEYGGLGKSLGWDYIFRGKKGYGPPPAVVATTMVIIANSTGILAGATALVESIINILNPNFTFDPMLAKHLTYAFGHIFANCTIYMAVIAVYEVLSEYTGRPWKSNKAFLIAWNFSTLFTLMIYTHHLLMDFAVPRWMLIIGQIFSYANGLPVMVVTAYGALMIVFRSAVKWDFASSMMFLAMFGWVAGAVPAIIDATIVVNHVMHNTKWVPGHFHTYMGMGVVAMIFGFMYYFNKIEGTQKQTGLDKFAISIYFLFFSGIAGSFLYAGKISAPRRWAEHLPEWTGSDQVGAICGIFVIVAAIIFTTRFFIGLKNVGKQTDQKQLKSAS, from the coding sequence ATGGAAAGTAATGCACGGAACTCGATTAAAAAAGGCGTTGCTTTATCATTAATGGTTACCTCTGTGGTTCTGGTTTTAATGATGATCTTCGGTGTAATCATGTTATTGAACCAAGGCAATCTGATTAAAATTCCTGCACAGATGTTTTATAAGGTTATGACCATTCATGGAACGGGTATGATTGGTATTGCTGCTCTGGGTGGAAGCGCCATCATGTGGTATTACCTTTCAAAATATATTCTTTTAAATCATAAAGTATTTTTTGCTAATTTAATTTTGTCTTTAATTGGTGTCGTGATGATTTTGACTGCCATTTTTGGGTTTAATTTTTCTGATGGCTGGACATTCTTGTACCCACTTCCATCATTCTCAGCCAAAATATACGGTACTACAGGAGCATTATTGTTTTTATTCGGTCTCCTCCTATTAGGTGTAGGTTACCTAGTTATGTATTTTTACTTAGCTGCCCGCCTTATTAAGGAATATGGCGGATTAGGAAAATCCTTAGGCTGGGACTATATTTTTAGAGGTAAAAAAGGATATGGACCACCTCCAGCAGTGGTTGCCACTACAATGGTCATCATAGCGAATTCAACGGGAATTCTTGCCGGTGCAACAGCCTTAGTTGAATCCATCATTAACATACTTAATCCTAATTTTACCTTTGATCCAATGCTTGCAAAGCATTTAACGTATGCTTTTGGCCATATTTTTGCTAATTGTACAATTTATATGGCGGTAATTGCAGTTTATGAAGTGTTATCCGAGTATACGGGACGCCCTTGGAAATCAAATAAAGCCTTTTTAATTGCCTGGAATTTTTCAACCTTATTTACCCTAATGATTTATACACACCACTTATTAATGGATTTTGCTGTACCACGATGGATGTTAATCATCGGTCAAATTTTTTCTTACGCAAACGGACTTCCCGTTATGGTCGTTACCGCTTATGGTGCGTTAATGATTGTCTTCCGTTCTGCTGTTAAATGGGACTTTGCTTCTAGTATGATGTTCTTAGCAATGTTCGGCTGGGTTGCCGGTGCCGTGCCTGCCATTATTGATGCTACTATTGTCGTAAACCATGTGATGCACAATACGAAATGGGTACCAGGACATTTTCATACGTACATGGGGATGGGTGTTGTTGCCATGATTTTCGGTTTTATGTATTATTTCAATAAAATCGAAGGAACACAAAAGCAAACAGGACTTGATAAATTTGCTATTTCCATCTATTTCTTATTCTTTTCCGGGATTGCAGGCTCGTTCCTTTATGCCGGAAAAATAAGTGCCCCAAGACGCTGGGCTGAACATCTTCCAGAATGGACAGGGTCTGACCAGGTTGGTGCCATCTGCGGGATCTTTGTTATTGTAGCAGCCATTATTTTCACAACGAGGTTTTTTATCGGTTTAAAAAATGTTGGCAAGCAAACCGACCAAAAACAACTTAAATCTGCTTCTTAA
- a CDS encoding cation:proton antiporter: MQLLFELAIILLASKIAGEISVKLGQPSVLGKLLVGILLGPAVLGLVTETKTLEEISQIGVILLMFIAGMETDLDEFKRSGKASTLVGLSGIIVPLFVGYLAGIFMNMTTFEAIFLGLLLSATSVSISVQALKELNKMQSREGTTILGAAVIDDVVVIIALAFLMSMAGGDVNLSMVIVKKVLFFAGAILAAWKVVPWVLKKFAPLNVTESLLSAALIICFLFAYVAELTGVAAIIGAYIAGVAISQTKFKHEIFEKVETVGYSIFVPVFFTSIGVKASFDGLSQHFGVIIGLSILAILTKLIGAAAGAKLAKFSWKSSMGIGAAMVSRGEVALIIASIGLETKLINQELFSILVIVVLVTTIVTPPMMKFFFKQNERQKAVKITA; this comes from the coding sequence ATGCAATTACTTTTTGAATTAGCGATTATTTTACTGGCTTCGAAAATTGCAGGTGAAATAAGTGTAAAATTAGGGCAGCCCTCAGTACTCGGAAAGCTGCTTGTGGGAATTCTTTTAGGCCCTGCTGTATTAGGACTTGTTACAGAGACGAAAACATTAGAGGAAATAAGCCAAATTGGCGTTATTTTGTTAATGTTTATCGCTGGTATGGAAACGGATTTAGATGAATTTAAACGGTCAGGGAAGGCGTCAACACTTGTAGGATTAAGCGGAATTATCGTTCCGTTATTTGTTGGCTACCTTGCTGGAATTTTCATGAATATGACCACGTTTGAAGCGATTTTTTTAGGTCTATTGCTTTCGGCAACAAGTGTCAGTATTTCTGTTCAAGCACTTAAAGAGTTGAATAAAATGCAGTCAAGAGAAGGAACCACCATTTTAGGTGCAGCAGTCATCGATGACGTCGTGGTTATTATTGCCCTAGCCTTTTTAATGAGTATGGCAGGCGGGGATGTCAATCTAAGTATGGTAATAGTGAAAAAGGTTCTCTTTTTCGCAGGTGCTATCTTAGCGGCATGGAAGGTAGTCCCATGGGTATTAAAGAAGTTTGCCCCATTAAACGTGACAGAATCATTGCTTTCCGCGGCATTAATCATCTGCTTTCTGTTTGCTTATGTAGCGGAATTAACGGGTGTTGCCGCCATCATTGGCGCCTATATAGCAGGTGTTGCAATCAGTCAAACGAAATTTAAACATGAAATATTTGAAAAAGTAGAAACTGTTGGCTATTCGATTTTTGTCCCTGTTTTTTTCACTTCCATTGGTGTGAAAGCAAGTTTTGATGGACTTTCACAGCATTTTGGTGTGATTATTGGTTTAAGTATTCTAGCCATCTTAACAAAATTAATTGGTGCCGCAGCGGGTGCCAAATTAGCGAAGTTTTCATGGAAAAGCTCGATGGGAATTGGAGCGGCCATGGTTTCACGGGGAGAGGTAGCCTTAATAATTGCTTCCATTGGCTTAGAAACGAAGTTAATTAATCAAGAACTGTTTTCCATACTAGTCATTGTTGTTCTAGTTACCACCATTGTAACACCACCAATGATGAAATTCTTTTTTAAACAAAACGAAAGACAAAAAGCGGTGAAGATTACTGCCTAA